From the genome of Lentimonas sp. CC4, one region includes:
- a CDS encoding tyrosine-type recombinase/integrase, which produces MAGLHSIASEIPDSFRDEIDAFIAWMELERSAAKLSVEAYHQDLAQFAIYLKHSTSHADWQTVTKEDVSAYLQFMSNEMNYTRTTVCRKLAAIRMFSQRRFVESQQTDFAELVTGPSISWKNETIPKALSIAQVDALLKVPVVSTPAGLRDRAILEVLYSSGIRVSELCNLDLTSINLDEGCCMIHGKGNKERLALLGGPAIKSIRDYLAVGRPTFVKPKTQNALFISKFGTRITARYVQKFVKTAAIQAKVLTYNKEDGTLDTQVSPHTLRHSFATHMLQGGADMRAIQDLLGHESVETTEIYAKTNPEMILEAHALHHPRTFH; this is translated from the coding sequence ATGGCTGGTCTACATTCGATTGCTTCAGAGATACCCGATTCCTTCAGAGATGAGATTGATGCTTTTATTGCGTGGATGGAATTAGAACGCAGCGCGGCAAAATTATCTGTTGAAGCCTATCATCAGGATTTAGCGCAATTCGCCATTTATCTGAAGCATTCGACCAGCCATGCAGACTGGCAGACTGTAACAAAAGAGGATGTAAGCGCGTATCTGCAGTTCATGTCCAACGAGATGAACTACACGCGGACAACCGTATGCCGCAAACTGGCGGCAATACGAATGTTCTCTCAACGCCGCTTTGTTGAATCACAACAGACCGATTTTGCGGAATTAGTGACTGGACCATCAATTTCATGGAAGAATGAGACGATCCCCAAAGCCCTAAGTATCGCACAAGTCGATGCCCTTCTGAAAGTGCCCGTTGTCAGCACGCCGGCGGGCTTGCGCGATCGTGCCATCCTGGAGGTGCTGTATAGCTCGGGAATTCGCGTGTCCGAGCTCTGCAACTTAGACCTAACGTCTATCAATCTCGATGAAGGCTGCTGCATGATTCACGGCAAGGGCAACAAAGAGCGACTGGCATTGTTAGGTGGCCCCGCGATCAAATCGATTCGAGATTATTTAGCAGTGGGACGCCCTACTTTCGTCAAACCTAAGACTCAAAACGCCCTCTTTATATCAAAATTTGGAACACGTATCACGGCACGCTATGTGCAGAAATTCGTTAAGACGGCTGCGATCCAAGCAAAGGTGCTAACGTATAATAAAGAAGACGGCACACTGGACACACAGGTGTCGCCACACACACTGCGCCACTCCTTTGCTACGCACATGCTGCAAGGCGGCGCAGACATGCGCGCCATCCAAGACCTACTCGGCCACGAAAGCGTCGAAACCACCGAGATCTACGCAAAAACAAACCCCGAAATGATTCTGGAAGCACACGCCCTACACCACCCTCGAACGTTCCACTGA